The following are from one region of the Cyanobium sp. AMD-g genome:
- a CDS encoding NAD(P)H-binding protein, whose protein sequence is MKVLVVGGTGTLGRQIARRALDAGHTVRCVVRSPRKAAFLQEWGCDLTRGDLLEPASLDYALEGQEAVIDAATARATDGGSAYEIDWDGKQNLFAACRRAGVGRLVFMSLLDAAKHRGVPLMDIKACTEEWLEASDLDYTILRGVAFMQGLISQFAIPVLESQTVWVSGAPTPIAYMNTQDVARFAVAALERPETIRQAFPVVGPRAWITGEITQLCEKYSGREARVFRVPPVLLGLMQSVTGFFEASLNVAERLAFAEVVGGGEPLTAPMEASYAAFGLDPAETTLLEDYLKEYYDTILRRLREMESDLDKEAKKKLPF, encoded by the coding sequence ATGAAGGTTCTGGTCGTCGGTGGAACAGGAACCCTCGGTCGCCAGATCGCCCGTCGTGCCCTTGATGCGGGACACACCGTCCGTTGCGTCGTGCGCTCACCACGCAAGGCTGCTTTTCTGCAGGAATGGGGCTGTGACCTCACCCGTGGTGACCTGCTGGAGCCCGCCAGCCTCGATTACGCCCTGGAGGGCCAGGAGGCGGTGATCGATGCCGCCACGGCCCGGGCCACCGATGGCGGCAGCGCCTACGAGATCGACTGGGACGGCAAACAGAACCTTTTCGCCGCCTGTCGGCGCGCCGGTGTGGGCCGGTTGGTGTTCATGTCGCTGCTGGATGCCGCCAAGCACCGTGGTGTGCCGTTGATGGACATCAAGGCCTGCACCGAGGAGTGGCTTGAGGCCTCCGACCTCGACTACACGATCCTGCGTGGTGTCGCCTTCATGCAGGGCCTGATCAGCCAGTTTGCGATCCCTGTGCTGGAGAGCCAGACCGTCTGGGTGAGCGGTGCACCGACGCCGATCGCCTACATGAACACCCAGGACGTGGCCCGTTTCGCCGTGGCGGCTCTTGAGCGGCCCGAAACGATCCGGCAGGCGTTCCCGGTCGTGGGTCCCAGGGCCTGGATCACTGGCGAGATCACCCAGCTGTGCGAGAAGTACAGCGGTCGCGAGGCCCGGGTGTTCCGGGTGCCGCCGGTGCTGCTGGGCCTGATGCAGTCGGTCACCGGATTTTTCGAGGCCAGCCTCAACGTGGCCGAACGGCTGGCGTTCGCCGAGGTGGTGGGCGGCGGCGAGCCCCTCACCGCGCCAATGGAGGCCAGCTATGCCGCCTTCGGCCTGGATCCAGCCGAAACCACCCTGCTCGAGGATTACCTCAAGGAGTATTACGACACGATCCTGCGGCGTCTGCGGGAGATGGAGTCCGACCTCGACAAGGAAGCCAAGAAGAAGCTTCCCTTCTGA
- a CDS encoding peptidylprolyl isomerase yields the protein MGQTGKRQLTTPASLGWRLLLLVVLGLTPLGLAACAADSGNQPLGCEAATTPCLQGTAVVAMETSKGPVEVSLDGAAAPLTAGNFVDLVRRGVYNGTVFHRVVREPVPFVVQGGDPSSADPKVAPSDYGSGGFVDPASGESRRIPLELKLSNTQEPRYGEEITTPTATRQLALTHERGAIAMARSSDPNSASAQFYVALQALPELDGRYAVFGRVTKGMEVIDRIQQGDKLIRARVIEGGTLVKKKP from the coding sequence ATGGGTCAGACAGGCAAGCGACAGCTCACGACCCCTGCATCCCTTGGCTGGCGGCTGCTGCTCCTGGTGGTGCTGGGGCTGACGCCCCTGGGCTTGGCGGCCTGCGCCGCCGACAGCGGCAACCAACCACTGGGCTGCGAGGCAGCCACCACCCCCTGTTTGCAGGGCACGGCGGTGGTGGCCATGGAGACCAGCAAAGGACCGGTGGAAGTGAGCCTGGACGGCGCGGCGGCACCACTCACAGCGGGCAACTTCGTCGATCTGGTGCGCCGCGGGGTCTACAACGGCACGGTCTTTCACCGGGTGGTGCGGGAGCCCGTGCCGTTCGTGGTGCAGGGTGGGGACCCCAGCAGCGCCGATCCCAAGGTGGCCCCCAGCGACTACGGCTCGGGCGGCTTCGTTGACCCCGCCAGTGGCGAGTCCCGGCGCATCCCCCTGGAGCTCAAGCTCAGCAACACCCAGGAACCTCGCTACGGCGAAGAGATCACCACCCCCACCGCCACCCGCCAGCTGGCCCTCACCCATGAGCGCGGTGCCATTGCCATGGCCCGCTCCAGCGACCCCAATTCCGCCAGCGCCCAGTTCTATGTGGCCCTGCAGGCGCTGCCCGAACTGGATGGCCGCTACGCGGTCTTCGGCCGGGTGACCAAGGGGATGGAGGTGATCGATCGCATCCAGCAGGGGGACAAACTGATCCGGGCCCGGGTGATTGAAGGGGGCACGCTGGTCAAGAAGAAGCCCTGA
- the petM gene encoding cytochrome b6-f complex subunit PetM translates to MASEIFGTAAIFWVLIPVGLAGGALLLKLLND, encoded by the coding sequence ATGGCCTCTGAAATCTTCGGCACCGCCGCCATCTTCTGGGTGCTGATCCCCGTCGGGCTGGCGGGCGGCGCCCTGCTGCTCAAGCTCCTGAACGACTGA
- a CDS encoding alpha/beta fold hydrolase, translating to MSSADPQPAPVQTAPQQGADWGEHAQWDWHGHGCHWRRLGPPDGPALVLLHGFGAASGHWRRNAGPLAAAGWCVYGLDLIGFGASSQPGLNRHQALDNRLWSRQVQAFLAEVVQTPAVLVGHSLGGLVALTCSVYFPQWVRAVVAAPLPDPSLLMDRRHPPRRPPWRRRLKRGVIHLLLRLLPLELVVPLLAHSPLLDLGIQSAYHHPVIGDQELRRLIARPARRPGAVRALRAMSIGMALRPFRATAVALLQRRGRPTLLVWGGQDRLVPVEVSKQCLRLRPDLHLQVIPSCGHCPHDETPDAFHGAVLSWLERLETG from the coding sequence GTGTCGTCCGCCGACCCCCAGCCTGCCCCCGTGCAGACCGCGCCGCAGCAGGGAGCCGACTGGGGGGAGCACGCCCAGTGGGACTGGCATGGCCACGGCTGCCACTGGCGCCGCCTGGGCCCCCCTGACGGGCCGGCGCTGGTGCTGTTGCACGGCTTCGGGGCCGCCAGTGGCCATTGGCGCCGCAACGCCGGCCCCCTGGCGGCAGCGGGTTGGTGCGTCTATGGCCTCGACCTGATCGGCTTCGGCGCCTCCAGCCAGCCGGGTCTGAATCGCCATCAGGCCCTGGACAACCGCCTCTGGTCAAGGCAGGTGCAGGCCTTCCTGGCGGAGGTGGTCCAGACGCCGGCCGTGCTGGTCGGCCATTCCCTCGGTGGCCTGGTGGCCCTGACCTGCAGCGTCTACTTCCCCCAGTGGGTGCGGGCCGTGGTGGCGGCTCCCCTGCCCGATCCCAGCCTGCTGATGGACCGGCGCCACCCCCCGCGCCGTCCCCCGTGGCGCCGGCGGCTGAAGCGGGGGGTGATTCACCTGCTGCTGCGGCTCCTGCCCCTGGAGCTGGTGGTTCCCCTGCTGGCCCATTCCCCCCTGCTCGACCTGGGCATCCAGTCGGCCTACCACCACCCGGTGATCGGCGATCAGGAACTGCGTCGGCTGATCGCCCGACCCGCCCGACGCCCCGGTGCGGTGCGGGCCCTGCGGGCCATGAGCATCGGCATGGCGCTGCGGCCGTTCCGCGCCACCGCCGTCGCCTTGCTGCAGCGGCGGGGCCGGCCCACCCTGCTGGTCTGGGGCGGCCAGGACCGGCTGGTGCCGGTGGAGGTCTCCAAACAGTGTCTGCGGTTACGACCCGACCTCCACTTGCAGGTGATCCCGTCCTGCGGCCACTGTCCCCACGATGAGACCCCGGACGCCTTCCATGGCGCGGTGCTCAGCTGGCTGGAGCGCCTGGAGACGGGCTGA
- a CDS encoding N2,N2-dimethylguanosine tRNA methyltransferase produces the protein MSEPPHYCEGAAVVETGGGFFRPASRPARDFGVLLARTLAAPGRDRTVQVLDGMAGCGIRALRYGLEGGATAVWANDADPDRLPLLERNLARLPAAVQRQLSTATAQQLLAGCLVEGRRFDLVDLDAFGCPAALVPLALEAVAFGGVLYLASTDGRSATGHDRLAAVRRFGAAARAHPASWEIALRLQLGLLARTAWAMGRGLTPLLSFSEGRAFRTAVRLARHPAAGEEAQLGLVAHCHGCGDQQVQSLLRLGRWRPCACSGAVADQGEIQSGAIQSGAALAVSGPLWIGPLQDPATLVAMLQLAEGAGAHLDRPGRRLLERLRDDPAATPRCWPVDAIARRLGQGPPPLAQLVAALTAEGFATAASGVMAGQLRSEAPWPVIVATARGLVAATAAR, from the coding sequence TTGAGCGAACCCCCTCACTATTGCGAAGGTGCCGCCGTCGTGGAGACCGGTGGCGGCTTCTTCCGACCCGCCTCCAGGCCAGCCAGGGACTTCGGTGTGCTGCTGGCTCGCACCCTGGCGGCCCCTGGCCGCGACCGAACCGTGCAGGTGCTGGATGGCATGGCGGGCTGCGGCATCCGGGCCCTCCGCTACGGCCTGGAGGGCGGCGCCACGGCGGTGTGGGCCAACGACGCCGACCCCGACCGCCTGCCCCTGCTGGAGCGCAATCTGGCCCGGCTGCCGGCGGCGGTGCAGCGGCAGCTGAGCACCGCCACGGCCCAGCAGCTGCTGGCCGGCTGCCTGGTGGAGGGGCGCCGCTTCGATCTGGTGGATCTGGATGCCTTCGGCTGTCCGGCTGCCCTGGTTCCCCTGGCCCTGGAGGCTGTGGCCTTCGGCGGCGTGCTCTATCTGGCCAGCACGGACGGACGTTCGGCCACGGGCCATGACCGTCTCGCCGCCGTGCGCCGTTTCGGTGCCGCCGCCCGGGCCCACCCCGCCAGCTGGGAGATCGCCCTGCGCCTTCAGCTGGGGCTGCTGGCCCGGACCGCCTGGGCGATGGGGCGGGGGCTCACCCCCCTGCTGAGCTTCAGCGAAGGCCGGGCGTTCCGCACCGCCGTGCGACTGGCGCGCCATCCCGCCGCTGGGGAGGAGGCCCAGCTCGGCCTGGTGGCCCACTGCCATGGCTGCGGTGATCAGCAGGTGCAGAGTCTGCTGCGGCTCGGCCGTTGGCGCCCCTGCGCCTGCTCCGGGGCTGTTGCAGACCAGGGGGAGATCCAGAGCGGGGCGATCCAGAGCGGGGCGGCTCTGGCGGTCAGCGGCCCGCTCTGGATCGGCCCCCTCCAGGATCCCGCCACGCTGGTGGCGATGCTGCAGCTGGCCGAGGGAGCTGGCGCCCATCTGGACCGGCCGGGCCGGCGCTTGCTGGAGCGGCTCCGGGACGACCCGGCCGCGACGCCCCGCTGCTGGCCCGTGGACGCGATTGCCCGCCGTCTCGGTCAGGGGCCCCCGCCGTTGGCGCAGCTGGTGGCGGCACTGACGGCGGAGGGCTTCGCCACGGCGGCGAGCGGGGTGATGGCCGGCCAGCTGCGCAGTGAGGCCCCCTGGCCGGTGATCGTGGCCACGGCCCGGGGGCTGGTGGCCGCGACGGCTGCTAGATAG
- the ilvN gene encoding acetolactate synthase small subunit produces MKHTLSVLVEDESGALSRISGLFARRGFNIESLAVGPAEHRGMSRLTMVVEGDDRTLEQMTKQLNKLINVLGVIDLSTIPAVERELMLLKVAAPAENRGAIFDLVQVFRAKVVDVADDALTLEVVGDPGKLVALERLLEAYGILEIARTGKVALERASGVNTELLKATASDKRVPA; encoded by the coding sequence ATGAAGCACACCCTCTCGGTGCTGGTGGAAGACGAATCGGGCGCCCTGAGCCGTATCTCCGGTCTGTTTGCCCGGCGGGGCTTCAACATCGAGAGTCTGGCGGTGGGGCCGGCCGAGCACCGCGGCATGTCCCGGCTCACCATGGTGGTGGAAGGGGACGATCGCACCCTCGAGCAGATGACGAAGCAGCTCAACAAGCTGATCAACGTGCTCGGCGTGATCGATCTTTCCACCATTCCGGCGGTGGAGCGCGAGCTGATGCTCCTGAAGGTGGCGGCGCCGGCGGAGAACCGCGGCGCCATCTTCGATCTGGTCCAGGTCTTCCGGGCCAAGGTGGTGGACGTCGCCGACGATGCCCTCACCCTTGAGGTGGTGGGGGATCCGGGCAAGCTGGTGGCCCTGGAGCGGCTGCTGGAGGCCTACGGGATCCTGGAGATCGCCCGCACGGGCAAGGTGGCTCTGGAGCGGGCCTCGGGGGTGAACACCGAGTTGCTCAAAGCCACCGCCTCGGACAAGCGCGTCCCCGCCTGA